In Eucalyptus grandis isolate ANBG69807.140 chromosome 4, ASM1654582v1, whole genome shotgun sequence, the following proteins share a genomic window:
- the LOC104443255 gene encoding cytochrome P450 704C1 yields the protein MAPGFISDPTFFTASALVLALAFAYLFAKTWKQHRSKPAAAATAKKYHPVAGTVLNQLLNFGRLHHYMTDLAAKHRTYRLLRPFRSEVYTSDPANVEYMLKTNFENYGKGWYNNSLLKDLLGDGIFAVDGNKWRQQRKVSSYEFSRKVLRDFSSVVFRRTAAKLANTLSEAASTNQIVDMQDLFMKSTLDSIFKVAFGVELDSMCGTNEEGAEFSRAFDDASAITLRRYVDISWKIKKFLNIGSEAALKKNIRIMDNFVYKLIRRKIEQMHNSTDDPSMKKEDILSRFLQVTETDQTYLRDIILNFIIAGKDTTAATLSWFIYMLCKHPTIQEKVAQEVKQMSNVEEISDFANFAASMGEEALEKMHYLHATITETLRLYPAVPVDAKICFSDDVFPDGFNVRKGDMVSFQPYAMGRMKFIWGDDAEDFHPERWLDSNGVFQPESPFKFTAFQAGPRICLGKEFAYRQMKIFSVVLLSCFTFKLADEKKPVNYRTMINLHIDGGLPVSVTRRYDS from the exons ATGGCCCCGGGTTTCATCTCCGACCCAACCTTCTTCACAGCTTCGGCCCTGGTCTTGGCTCTAGCTTTCGCCTATCTCTTCGCCAAGACATGGAAGCAACACCGCAGCAAGCCAGCGGCAGCGGCGACAGCCAAGAAGTACCACCCCGTCGCTGGGACAGTCTTGAACCAGCTCCTGAACTTCGGCCGTCTGCACCACTACATGACCGACCTCGCAGCCAAGCACAGGACCTACAGGTTGCTCCGCCCTTTCAGGAGCGAGGTCTACACCTCTGACCCGGCCAACGTGGAGTACATGCTCAAGACCAACTTTGAGAATTACGGCAAG GGATGGTACAACAACAGCCTTCTAAAGGATCTATTAGGGGACGGAATTTTCGCAGTCGATGGCAATAAGTGGCGCCAACAGAGGAAAGTGTCAAGCTATGAGTTCTCCAGGAAAGTGTTGAGAGACTTCAGCAGTGTGGTCTTCCGAAGAACTGCTGCTAAATTAGCAAACACATTGTCTGAAGCAGCAAGTACTAACCAAATTGTAGACATGCAG GATTTATTTATGAAGTCAACTCTGGATTCCATATTTAAAGTTGCATTTGGAGTCGAATTGGATAGCATGTGTGGAACAAATGAAGAGGGCGCTGAATTCAGTCGTGCTTTTGATGATGCAAGTGCAATCACCCTACGGCGATATGTTGACATCTCCtggaaaattaagaaatttctGAATATTGGATCAGAAGCAGCGCTGAAGAAAAACATCAGGATAATGGACAATTTTGTGTATAAGCTCATTAGGAGGAAGATTGAGCAAATGCACAATTCGACAGACGATCCTTCT atgaagaaagaagacataTTGTCGAGGTTTCTCCAAGTGACAGAGACTGACCAGACGTACTTGCGGGATATAATACTCAACTTCATTATTGCTGGCAAAGACACAACTGCAGCCACGCTTTCCTGGTTCATCTACATGCTCTGCAAACATCCAACGATACAAGAGAAGGTTGCACAagaagtgaaacaaatgagcAATGTCGAAGAGATTTCAGATTTTGCCAATTTTGCTGCGAGTATGGGTGAAGAGGCTCTAGAAAAGATGCACTACCTCCATGCAACCATAACAGAAACTCTCCGGCTCTATCCTGCAGTTCCAGTG GACGCAAAAATCTGCTTTTCTGATGATGTTTTCCCAGATGGGTTCAATGTGAGGAAAGGAGATATGGTATCCTTTCAGCCGTATGCAATGGGCAGGATGAAATTCATATGGGGCGATGATGCAGAAGATTTTCATCCAGAGAGATGGCTGGATTCAAATGGAGTGTTCCAGCCCGAAAGCCCTTTCAAGTTTACAGCCTTTCAG GCTGGACCAAGGATTTGTCTCGGTAAAGAATTCGCTTATAGGCAGATGAAGATATTCTCCGTCGTGTTGCTGAGCTGTTTTACGTTCAAATTGGCTGATGAAAAGAAGCCTGTCAACTACAGAACGATGATCAATCTTCACATTGACGGAGGTCTCCCTGTTTCCGTCACCCGCAGATATGACAGTTAA